The nucleotide sequence AAATGAACTAATATAAATGAGCAAAAGGCGAATAAGCCATGTAATTTAAGTGTGCTATAATGAGATCAAATGTAGCACGAATATTTAAGAGCATTCCTATAAATACTTAGAGGGGTCCAGTAAAAGTAACAACAATTTATTATTTCTAATTATTTAAATTATAATATCATTTACAATTTTATATACCAATACAAatctataaaaagttgccaaagttATGCatcaaaatataaaaacaacagATGCTACAAGATATAGGGAATAGAGGTGGCGCTGGCTTCACCACCGATACGAAACCTAAATTCATTTTAGGTAAATACGAGTCCAACTCGCCACCTAAGGAGTGCAAGTATTCAACCACATATATTGACTAGCACCACCATTTTTTATAGGGTGGATAATAATTAACTATAGCAGTTTAAATTTAATAATACAAAATATGGTAGTATACCCGGTGTCTAGTACTAAGCACAACAAACTGATCAGAAAGCACACATGTTAGATGAAAATCGGAAAGTGCAACATTCACACACAACTCATTATACCGCCGACATCACCACCATATTGGCAGGTAAATATGAGTTGGGCATACATGCCGCATGAATCGTCCTTTTTGAAATTCAAAGTAGaaattaatttttttaaaattggGCTAGCCCTTGCATTAAGTATGATATATAATCATGTATATGCATTGTGTACCATTTTTCACATgtaaattttcatgaaaaaactaCGTAATTAGTAGTTGGGTTTATATCTTGAGAAATATATGTAAATGCGAAAAATTTATTAAGCTATGAAGTGATCCAGAGAAGATCCTTAATCTATGAACGCACAAATACCAATATACAATGATAACCAATCATATCAAGGTCAACAAGTGTGGATGCTTATATTTGGTAGACAAGATATTGCAAACCGGTAAAGAAATGGTCAACATGATTAAGCTATGAAGCAACTGAATGAAAAAAAAACTTCAAGCACAAATACCAATATACAGAGGTCAGTGGTCATGTTGATGAGCATGTGTGGATGCATTTGTAGGTAGTCAAGAAAGTCAAGGCAACTAAGAATACAACCAGTGATTGATTTGGGCAGAACAAGAGAACATTTGGTATACATAGAAGCCATCAATCTTAAGTTCCAATTATTCGAACTCCAAAGATATATTTGTGCAAAGATACATAACAAGGGATGAGGTGAGAATCGAAGGTAGGAAACATGAAGATTGGTACAAAAGTCTGTATATTATATTGTGCCCGTCTTCTGACCTCACATCAAGGAATTTTGTCAAGAAACTACAATGCACTCAATATTCTGAGCATGTTTCGTCCAAACTTGCCTTTTGATTATAATCTAATGATATGGAACATAAGCAGTGGAAAACTAAATTAGAGGATATATAAGTAAGAGGCCATAAAGTTGGAAAATAAAAATAATCCCAAATATACCAGTATATGTCGTCAATCTAGCCGTGTAAATGCGCGGGTGACTCCGCTAGTTTTTATTAAATGAACAGGGTGGGTAATATATGTTGTTGAAGTTGGTTGCGGTACATGGTACTGTGGACTGAATGTTACGTGGCCTGAAAAATTTATATGTGCCTGTTCAGTGCACAGCTAGCAACGAAACTTGGTCAGAAACATAGAAAAACTAGTAAACTAGAGAACACCCCACACGTTGCTACGGGAATAGTTTGCAATATATTTCAGTGATTTGATTGTATGAAATAATCATAGTTGAATTAACGAAATAtgaactcaaaataaaaataaaaattatataTGTATTTGATGATTGTTTAGCCAAAAAAACATTTTGCATATAAGTGGCATAAGATAATGAAAAACTTATTACCATGAATGTTGAGTGGACCTTTAATGAGGTGGCATGTGTGGTAAGATGAGATGTGTGCATTGGATTCACTAATAATGGAGAAAAATAAATCTCATGCTAGCTGTGGTAGGTCTTTGATGAGATAGCGTGTGTGCATGTTAAGTTAGTATCATGAGTTAGTATAACCGTAtcatactagtgtatgatactgcCTCTTAATGCATAGTATTATAGATTAATCTTTTAGATGatcttatttattgtcatgcaagaATCATAGTAGTACAATATTTTATTATGATAATATATTATGCTATGAAATTTAACCCTTTCTTTCTTCGTTTAAGTCTGTCACCTCGGCAAAATAGCGTAGTTGACATGTATGCTACTAGATGTGATACATCCATTACAATGTACAAGCAGTGAATAGAGATAGTGGAAATAAAATATTTAGGTATATACGATTAATGGGACTGCTCACTGCTTTTTAGGAACATGCATGCAAGATGGTCTTTCTTATTCCAGAATAGAATTctgagagcaactccaacgcgccgacccaaatggacggcgCTTTTGTCCGTTTGGGTGGCCGCCTGCTCGGCGTCCGCCCTATTTgagatttgggtcggcagtgcgtccAACGCGCCGACTCATATATGCCGGCGTGGGCGGCTGGCCGCCCTTTTTCAACAAATAGCACAAATTTTGCATTATTTCACACACAATTTTTGCATTATTTCACAAGCAAACATATAATCCACAACCAAATAAATAGCATAGTTTCAACCAAATAaatagcatagttttacaagccgaataaaaataaaatagtctcacatagttttgcaagccgaataaaaaagatacatctattggttgtcaACATGaacccacatatgctcaaccaaatcattttgcagttctatgtgagttttccaatcacgcatgtcacaatgaaattgggtgaactgttcaaacgttgccgctcctccatgctcaggcacaacattctcaccctaaaACTGAAACCCTTGAACATAGAGACGTTCCATGCTCATCTTGTatgatcatattatgcatgatcacataagcagtcatcacctcccacagtttctTCGTGCTCCAAGtcctagcaggataccgaacgatgccccattgagattgcaaaacaccaaaggcacgctagacgtccttcctagcactctcttgttcTTGGGAAAATCTTTTCCTCTTTTCTTCGACAGGGTTGggaattgtcttcacaataatgATACACTAAGGATATATACCATCAtccaggtagtatcctttgtcgtagttgtggctgTTGATGGTAACATTCACCGGTGGGTTGTTGCGTTCGGCTAGCCGAGCAAACACTGGCGAGCGATGAAGCATGTTGAGATCATTGTGTGATCTGGCCATgacaaagaaagagtgccagatccagagatcttgagatgccacggcctcaagtatgacagtgcaagccctgacatggccctcatactgcccttgccaagcagaagggtagTTCTTCCACTCCCACTGCATGCattctatgctgccaagcatccctgggaagcccctgctggcattcatcgctaACAAACGGGCTGTACCTTGAGGAGTcgactctctcaagtactcagggccaaacacaacaaTCACAACCTTGAGAACTTGTACATGGAGTCTAGGCATGTAGATttgctcatacggacgtactcgtcaatgagatcatcgggcactccgtatgcaagcatccggacGGCTGCAGTGCATTTTTGGTAAGAggagaagccaatctttccaagagcatcctctttgcactcgaaatagtcatcgtagccgaccaccccctctctaatacggttgaaaagatgcctactcatatgGAAACGGTGGTGGAATTTCCGATGTTTGAACAACAGGTTCGTtgtgtcaaagtagtccttccaaagaaggaaatgctcACTCTCTCGGTTGCCATTCGGCGCCGGAAGGTGTCCGGAATGGAGCCAtggaacaacggccgctggctattgaggtggtgatggaccaacacggcagccaagatctcctcctcatcatcggacgaggaatcgtcggagtcgcaaagaaaattgtgaaaaaaagaactcgtcggcggagtccactTTGTACATTGGCAAAccgtcgaacagcttgcgggcgtcgacgaaGGAGCCAGCCGGCGAAGGGAGTCGCGCCGCCCtcggaccagctagctgccctggcGGCATCCGACGAGCTTGCCGGTGTCAGGGTGAAGGAGctggcgggcggcgaggcggcttcttggtcgcggCTGTGTTCGGGAGTGGGATGGAAAGCTTTTGGATCCTCGGTGGCAAGACGGTGGTAGCAGCAATGTGGGAGGTGGTGGCATTGTAGAGGGGATGTTGCGGCACCGGCAGCTGGCAAAGGCACCGGAAAAATGGGCGGCGACATCGGCGATGAAGGAGACGGGCGAGGGTTTGCTGTTGGAATGAAAGAggatggccaatgtgccaccgactagCGGACGCGGCGCGCGTCCGTTTTGTGTCTGCGCCTATATAAATGAGGGTAAATAATGGGCCGAGAATGGGTCGACAGACGGGCGAAAAGCGAACATGCGTCCGTTTAGTCGGCGTGTTGGGCCGACTTTTCTATTCGCATCGACCCAAACAGGTGCGCGCGAACGAAATGAGTCGTCGCGTTAGAGTTGCTCTTAGTGAGCTAGCTAGGCAACATGGCATGTGTGTCTCATTGATATCTAGGCATGCAAGACGTCGGTGTCCGCGCGTCCGCGTCTGTCCGCAACAGCAAATTTAAAGAACGCATAAAATTTAAAGCAATAGGGGCTAGTACATTTTGGGCGGATATAAGCAAGTGTGGCATCCGTGCTGTATTTCTTACCGTCCATCATTTCCATTTCTATGTGGTTTCCAGCGCAGTTCGAACAACAAAGAATATCAATAGGGATGCAGGCGGACATCATTTTTATCTTTTTAGAAACACACTCATATCATATTCAGACGAAGAAAAAAAATCTTGTCAATAACATTTCGGCTCTAACTACACGGAAACCTCTCTAAACACATCAATAGATCTCTCCGCATcccttcataataaagggtagGATGATCTTTTTCAAAAATATGTCGCTGACGCCGATACACGGCCTGTATACATACCGCCTATACATGGTGCCCTCaactttttctctctttctttttaaacttcaaaaaaaagTATGCTTCACATGAATCGTACACTTGACCTCTACGTCGAGAGAGAACCACACTAACCAATTAGAACATCTTAAGGCTCAtgcttatttttctttttattccttttcttcttcttcagttTGCGGAAGCCCACGGTTTTGCTGGGCCGTCATATTGTTGAAccagtctttcctcaattatttcttTCTTTTAGAATATCCATTTTTTGTTTcatattcatttttttcatttccttattatttttcaaaaatgttcacacctttattttatttcaaaattttaaaaatcacCTTTTCAAATTTGGTTCATGAAATAAATATTCGCATTTTCAAAAATTGTACAGAAATTTCAGAAAAATGTTTGTGTCTTTCAAAACTGCTCAGAATGTCAAAATACACTTTTTAAAAAGAGCAAACAGAATTTtgaaatgattttttttatttttcgattTTTCGAAAACACTAACAAATTTGGAGtttaaaaaattataaaaatatgaaTAAAAATTCGAAACCAACTTGCTTTTCAATTTCTTCGAACATTTTTTTGTATTCGTGTAGATTTTCAAAaatgggattttttttgaaattcttaACAAATTTTGAAAGTGCGAACATTATTTGAAAATCCCCGAACATTTCtttgaatttgtgaatagattTCTCGTGGTcatgtatgaccaattcaaggcaccatgtcaAGTTGTTTGGGTTTTCGAGTATTGCATTTTTTGAAGTTTTCTCAGTGAAAAATGGCCGATAACTTGCCAAAAATCCAAACAGCTTttcatggtgccttgaattggtcagtTGGTCTATTTGTAAAAAAGAATTGGTCAGTTGATGGAAAAAATAGTGTCATTTGACGGAAGTCGAAAAACAACGTGTTTTGAACCGTACCTtctggcctacctaaacactcttcttttgaacatggtctatttttggGCATCGTTGAAATGGCCCCAACTTTTGCAAGTAGGTGAGCACGCCTATGGTAGGTGTCCATGCCTGGTTTGAATGACTTTTTACATAGTATGCAAGTTACGACACGTCCGACCATTTATCGGTCTTTTTTGACAGaggaaactccagaaaatgcaaaacttgtcaaaaacccAAACAACTAGATGCCGTGCTTTGAATTAGTCATACAAGACAATGTAAAAGAAATTTGGGCCATTTAAGGGATGTCGAGAAATTAGGTGCCCCCAAACGGACCCCTCTGCTTACCCGAACACTCTCCGTTGAATATGCTATTTTTCTACAAATCTCGGGACTGACCCCACTTTTGCAAGCAAGTGGGCATTTTATGCATACATGCCTGGTTTGAATGATTTCCGACACCATATGCACATTGCGACACATCTGGTCTGTTATTGGACAATcttgaaatgaccccaacttttgcaagtaggtgggcatgcccatgttaTGCATCCATGCTAGGTTTGAACGATTTTCAATACTATATGCAACTTGTGTCACGTTCGGCCATTTATCAATCTTTTTTgaccgagaaaactccagaaaaatTTGCGGAAGGGATAATGTGCTAGCATCTGGCCCAAGTTGAAGCAATTTTTTGATTTCTTTCGATGCAAATACTATTTTCTTTCGGAAGCATATTCTAACATCTCTGGAAGCAATGTTTGATTTCTGGAAACAAATATATTTTGCTGTTGGAACGAATTCCATGTTACATTAGAAACAAATTTCCGGTTCATGTATTGTCTATGCATAGCAAATATAATACATTGCTATGTTGTACATAAATTTTCACTCAATAGAAGCAATTATCAACTGGCTTGGAAGAAATTTCTCAGCAAGTAATGTGACTAGTTACATGTTTTTTCTGCTTCAAACAACTTGTGTTCATGCTTCCATGGAAACATGCTTCGAGTACATTTTGTTCTTCTGCAACATATAACTTGCTTTCATGGTTCAATGGAAGGATGCTTCGAATTTGATCACCTGGTCTGATCTTGTCAATGACTTCAACCTGTTGTTTCACAACACACACTCAGTCGGCACTCGACAATGGCTACCAACTTGTTTAATGGATTATATTAAGCACGCaaggaagcaaggacacggatagCCTATGATTTTGATGATCATATCAGAATTAAGCAAATATTTGGGTATTGGTAACATGTTATACGAGCCAATGAAGCATGTTAATTTCAGTCGACGCATAATCAAAAGTTTTAATTGCATTGGAAGCAAATTTTGGTAACACTGGATACAATTTTCGCTTCATATGGAAACAAACTGCATGGTGCGGAAGCTTATTATGCCAGATTGGTTATTATGCTTTAAAATCTAGAAGCAGTTTTCTACTATGATTTATTTTGCGTCCTTAAATCATGGATTTGTTTCCTCCAACCATGTGATTTGTGGCCAGTTACTACTTTCCTATAATCACGTACGGAAAAAGAAAAGCAATGCTGGCGCAGGTCCCATCCCTTTCCATCGGTCGCTCGGAGATAAACTTTCAGTATCTCCTAATTTATATTGGCATAGAAATAGAAACATATAACGAGATCAAGTGGTTACTATCTTACAAGATATACATAACCTATTTTCGCAAACTAATTATTACTAATAAATATCTCCTAAATTTATATTGTCACATATATGGACAGATATAATAacatcaaatatatatatatacaattaaaGATGGGATCAGTTTTTACCAATTATAAGGACGATATAGTTGGATAGTTTTGATCTTATTGATTGAAATGCAGGTAAATGTTCCCTAGCCACAAGTCTATAAATATGACGTCGTGTATTCTTCTGGACACCTAAACAAGACGAGAAGGAGAAGTTTGTGTCTTATCTTATGGAGGGAAAAATCATTCTCCTTTGCCTTATGGTGATTGTGCAACTAGGCATAGGCAATCCCATTCATATTGGTACGAAATTGATCTCCTTTCTCCTACATGTCTATATTTTCAGCAGACCTGCACGAATTTCATTGCAATGTTTCACAATTTGGACTTACCTCaatgatgcatgttcttgtctacAGATGATTGCGTGAAGGTGATTGCTTTTACAGCCGCTGAATGCTCAACATTAGATTGCCGGAGATCCTGCCAGGATTCCTGGGAAGAACACGTCTATAGAGCTTATTGTAGGGCTGGCGAAACTCAGCAATATTGTTACTGCTTTATTTGTGATGAAAAGTGATTGTTGCTGGTACCCATCACGCCAATCAATGGACAGTGATGTGATTCAATAATAAAATATTCTTGTGACAATGTGTATTGATCGCCAATTTTGATTGTTCTACTTTGTTTTTCTATTACGAGATTTTTCCAATAATAAAACAGCCTTGATTTTTTCGTGATTACGAGATTTCCTTTGTTTGCATGGCCTCACGGTTACAACATGAATGAACAAAGATTACAGTATCGACACTCCCAATTCTAATGGTTTTCTGATGCGATGAGAGCGGCTGCTTCGTCTTCATCAGGGACTTATCACCCGGCGACTTCACTTGGAAATACTATACTATTAGGAGCTTGAGAAGGGATTACAGTTTACCAATATTACcacttttatttattttgcttttctCAAGCACTTTTGAAATGAGCACAATTTCCGGCCAAAAAATTGACCCTTTCACATTCTGACATGGCTCTGTCACATTTCAAACAAGGAAAACAAGTGTAAGCCATATTTATAATGTACAAATTCAGCTGCATTATAAAATTTCAGCAATCCAtttaaattatttctagatttgacACCTTTTTTTTGCATCTCTGGCGCTGAGCCCAATTCTCATCGCTGTCGATAGTGTCAACCTGTTCTGTCATGAGAGCAGCAGAAATCCCGCATGGCAGTACCTCAGCACCATCAATGATCGCAAGACTTTGCGCTGATACTTATTCCTTCTTGTTTCCGTCTCGTGCTTGTCTGCCGTCGATGTTGGTGGTTCGACACTAACCTCTTGGCTTATGGAATTAAATTAGGTCTTGAAAATTAAAAACACCTAATACCCATGGTTTTTGGAGGTCTAATTAACTTTTAGGGATGGATTAAAGCTGGTCTAGCATCCAATCGATCCTCGTGTCTTCCATGTTCCAACCACAGCTGGTATGTACATGTACGATGAACTACTATAGCACAAAGTTCCAAGATCCAACCGTCGACACAGGTCAGCAAGACGGATCGGACCCCTGTTTATTTCGTTTTATCGAACCAACATGACAAATATAAGGTGAAAGTTTACAAAATCATCGTACAAACTGAACGGGGCATCGAGTCTGAAATTAAGCTGCTAGAAACAAATCAGCATAGAGTCTAAAATTAAGCTGCTAGGAACAAATCAAGCAGGGCAGCGAAGGATTAATAGGCAAACCAGCCAGCTGCAATAATTCATCATCATGGGCAAAATGCCCTACAAACTTGGTGGTTCCTGAATTGCCTGCCGGGAGCAAGAAGGGAATTCGGACATGAGCGGACAAACATAATGAGCGCTTCATCTCGTTCGCTGCGCAAGGAAGACGGATCAAACGTAGTGCTGTAGACCCTCATCGTCCGATTCTTCATCGAAGCGGTCGAGTCGTAGACGTCGACGAAACTAATCTGCAGTTAGCTCCTCCCACCTGCAACGCCATTTGGAAGCACACACGTGCATGCATGCAAATGGTTCAGTTGAGTGCATGTAACAGGACGAAGAAAGAAAACAGAGTTCGTACTTCATACTAATTAACATTGCAACCCAACAGGATAAGGATTAAGGAAACACACTAGCTAGGGAAAATGGTGAAAGAACAGTCGATTGGTTGTACCTGATGATGCTGCAGGAAAAGATGAATCGAGCCCTTGATCCACctgaaaatgaagaagaaaaaagtggGGAAATGATTACTGAACACTATGAAAAGTAAGGAATGAAAAACACTAGTTGCAGAAATCCGGAGAGAGGAATGGGCACTTGGGAGCACTAGTTGCAGAAAACGGGAATTCAATCCTATTCAGTTTAGCTGCACATCAGTCAGCTGATGCGAATTCGGCGTCAATAGTTTAGAGCCGCATCTGCTTCCTCCACCACCTCATCGCTGGCTTCCCTATGCAAAAGGCAAACCCAGACTTCCTTGAGGGACGGGAGGTGCCCCATGCTCAAATCATTGTCGCCACGGACGATCCACCTAGCTGGGAACCACAAGTGAAGTCCTTTAAGCCTTGGTGCGGCTCCTCGTGGAAATTTAGATACCATGGAAGCAGCACACTTCAACACATGGAAATGCATCAGCAGTAACAACAGACTTTTCCATTTCCGTTACCACCAGCCCAGGTCGGGACCCATATCCATCAACGCTTAGACTGAGATGACGAAGCGGCAAGCTTCTACTTTCTCTTCCTCATCAATACCTATCGGCTGTATCATACTTCTGTTTACTAACTCATTGAAGTAGCTGTCACCGAGCTCATATAAGCTAGTCTCTTCTTCTTCACTATAAACGATACCTTCAGATATCCATTTCAATATCAGCTGGCGTCTCATAATCAGATGATCTTCTGGAAAGATACTGAGATACAATAAGCATGGCTTAAGATaagaaggtagatcataatagctGAATAATaatatcttcttcatctcctttaCATTGCGATCTTCTGTGAGTCCACGGCCAATGGAGTTGAGCACGGCATCCCAGTGGTCCTTTGTTTTCATCCGGTGATTATTAGCCAGAAGACTTGCTATAGTGATAATGGCTAATGGTATTCCGCCACATTTCTTCAAGATGTGTTGAGATACTTCCGACAACTCATGAGGACATCCTTCACTGGGAGAAAATACTCTTTTGCAGAAGAGCCTTCTTGAGACATCATCACAAAGAGGTTTCATTCTATAAATATCATCAGTAGAAGTGCAACATGCTTTAGCGACATTGACATTGCAGGTTGTCGTGATTAATCGACTTCCGAGACTCTTCTTGAAGAAAGAAAGCTTGATTATTTCCCATGATTCTTCATCCCATATGTCATCAATTATGATGAGATACCTATATTAATAATCAATAAATGAAGACAGATATAAGGTATTTTATAAGGAGAGACTACAGGTTATATTTACGGTAAAATGGACCATATTAAACCCCAAAAATTTACATGAAACACTGTAAACCTATAACTAACCAATTAAGTATGTGCTATTAGGATGTGTATAAACCAATACAACGTGGTTTTGAATTTACTAGATGAAACGGCTATCGATCTATAGCATGAAAAAAATGAGGCATACCTTTTGTCATTGAGGAATTCAATGAGTTCGTCTATGAGATGGCTTGCTTCTCGTGATACATTATATATCTTTGCATACTTGTCCTTGTCAAGCCCAAAAAGAATATCCTTCAATATTTTCTTTATGTCGGGATTCTGAGAAACCGACACAAAGGCACGACAATCAAATTTCACTTTGATCTTGTCATACACTGTTTTGGCAAGAGTCGTCTTGCCTAACCCGCCAAATCCAACAATTGAGACCGTCTTCAATGGATTATTCGACCAATCATCACCCTGAAGTAACATGTTGATCAACTCTTCTCGTGGTTCTTCGATGCCAATGAGCTCTGTCACATCTGTGTACATAGCCTTGATGCGAGGATCAATGCTAATACCAGGGCCGGTGTCTGGCGTCTCCACCTCGTACCTTTGGTGCTGCTCAGCCAACTGTTCAGCCTGAGCAACCGCTTGTTTTAGAGCATCGGAGATTCGATGGTGATCTTTACCCTTACTAAATAATCTGCCTGTCTTCTTGAGTAACTTCTTCACTCTGTTCTTCGGGTTGGAAGATCCATCATAGACGCGCACCATGAAGGTGTCGACGATGTCCTCCATGTGGTAGGCCAAGTCCCTCACCATTCCTGCCCAGATCTTGACCCCCTCGTCGAGCTGATCCGGCGGCACTTTGGCCACCTTGCCGAGGGCGGCATGCATCAGCTTCAGCTCCCTGTTGAGGGTGTCGATGCCTTCCCTCACGCGCTTCTCCAAGGTGAACTCGCCTGCGAGCAGGCTCCCCAGCTTCGGGAGGAGGGGACGGATGGCCAGCATGGCGACCTCCATGGCTAGACCTCTATGGGTGTGAGATTGTGCTGGTGTTTTGGCAGTGTGAGCGGAACAAGGGATGCTCTCACAGTGTGCTATTCGTTTGCTGGTGTAGAGGAGAAAATGTGAAAGTGGGTTGAGATAGGTGTTTTGCCCTTGGTTTTGGGGTGTGGTAAAGATAGATTATTCATGTGATGCAGCACAGCTTTTAGGGTATTGGTAAAAGCGGTCATGCGCAGGCACGTGAGCTGTGTCTCTCCCTCTATACAAGAACACGCGACAATGGCCTTGCACCAGTGCTACACACACGACGCTTGCTAGCCGAAATGTGCACGACACTACATCACAGACCATCCACTGGCAAGCCTGAGCAGCCATAGGCGCTTGGATCAGCTATCGTGCATGTGTCGTTCAACAAAAAATCGTCCGTCAAGTAGTTCCGATGGCCTTGGATGCTGCCTAGATTACTGGGTAGTCAGGTCGGCACTTAGTTGAATAGCACTAACTGCCAAATTGTGCAAACGGTAACATCACAGAGTAATCACAAAGATTACTACAACCGATGCACCATCACATGCACTGACAAGATAATTACTACTTG is from Triticum aestivum cultivar Chinese Spring chromosome 3A, IWGSC CS RefSeq v2.1, whole genome shotgun sequence and encodes:
- the LOC123059721 gene encoding disease resistance protein RGA5-like, with protein sequence MEVAMLAIRPLLPKLGSLLAGEFTLEKRVREGIDTLNRELKLMHAALGKVAKVPPDQLDEGVKIWAGMVRDLAYHMEDIVDTFMVRVYDGSSNPKNRVKKLLKKTGRLFSKGKDHHRISDALKQAVAQAEQLAEQHQRYEVETPDTGPGISIDPRIKAMYTDVTELIGIEEPREELINMLLQGDDWSNNPLKTVSIVGFGGLGKTTLAKTVYDKIKVKFDCRAFVSVSQNPDIKKILKDILFGLDKDKYAKIYNVSREASHLIDELIEFLNDKRYLIIIDDIWDEESWEIIKLSFFKKSLGSRLITTTCNVNVAKACCTSTDDIYRMKPLCDDVSRRLFCKRVFSPSEGCPHELSEVSQHILKKCGGIPLAIITIASLLANNHRMKTKDHWDAVLNSIGRGLTEDRNVKEMKKILLFSYYDLPSYLKPCLLYLSIFPEDHLIMRRQLILKWISEGIVYSEEEETSLYELGDSYFNELVNRSMIQPIGIDEEEKVEACRFVISV